From Dreissena polymorpha isolate Duluth1 chromosome 15, UMN_Dpol_1.0, whole genome shotgun sequence, a single genomic window includes:
- the LOC127860216 gene encoding uncharacterized protein LOC127860216 gives MRPLALLLFLYFVAEARVQTRSITSVEPQVESQDDDVIGFYHDDDTFDFAIEDYDVTGDDDVTGDDDVTVVDDGKMICHRDMCKICHHYRKMKACVVAKATRRGMGLGLVVNHHILLKERLRNGSRPEVQPLCGRLQNPTRRHRRTPGTPKLVQCVHAGLWHFW, from the exons ATGAGGCCGTTGGCGCTGTTATTGTTTCTGTACTTTGTTGCGGAGGCGAGAGTGCAAACAAGGAGTATCACTTCCGTTGAACCGCAGGTTGAGTCCCAGGATGATGACGTCATAG GTTTTTATCATGATGATGACACTTTCGACTTCGCCATCGAAGACTATGACGTCACTGGCGATGATGACGTCACTGGCGATGATGACGTCACAGTTGTGGATGACGGAAAAATGATATGCCACAGGGATATGTGTAAAATATGCCACCATTACCGGAAAATGAAAG CCTGTGTGGTTGCAAAGGCAACCAGGAGAGGGATGGGTCTCGGGCTGGTTGTCAACCACCACATCCTCCTGAAGGAAAGACTGAGAAATG GTTCGAGACCGGAAGTTCAACCGCTCTGTGGGCGGCTTCAGAATCCCACAAGACGACATCGACGCACTCCCGGAACTCCAAAGCTTGTTCAGTGCGTTCATGCAGGGCTTTGGCATTTCTGGTGA